Proteins from one Sphingopyxis terrae subsp. terrae NBRC 15098 genomic window:
- the mltG gene encoding endolytic transglycosylase MltG, with product MVRTLLTIFLALLLAACSGGAPRDTVVVIPPGASIAKAGEILEKAGATSASGFRNRARLFGSDAPIKPGEYEVKKGMGAGAILRMMQEGRTVQRFVTVPEGMPSIMVWERLMAEPRLTGTVAVPAEGSVLPDTYAFTTGESRAAVVARMQAAMTKTFDALWAKRSPRTAAKDRNEAITLASIVEKETGVAAERRTVAGVYTNRLAIGMRLQADPTIIYPITKGKPLGRRILRSEIQAVNGYNTYAMAGLPKGPIANPGKASIAAVLDPEPNEYLYFVAKGDGGHVFARTLSEHNANVQKWYELRRDRGEM from the coding sequence TTGGTGCGTACCCTTCTGACCATCTTTCTCGCGCTGCTGCTTGCGGCCTGCTCCGGCGGCGCGCCGCGCGATACCGTGGTCGTTATTCCGCCCGGTGCCAGCATCGCCAAGGCGGGCGAAATATTGGAAAAGGCAGGTGCAACCTCGGCCTCCGGCTTTCGCAACCGCGCGCGCCTCTTCGGTTCCGACGCTCCGATCAAGCCCGGCGAATATGAGGTGAAGAAGGGCATGGGCGCCGGCGCCATCCTGCGGATGATGCAGGAAGGCCGAACCGTCCAGCGTTTCGTGACCGTCCCCGAGGGCATGCCGTCGATCATGGTGTGGGAGCGGCTTATGGCCGAGCCGCGCCTGACGGGGACGGTCGCGGTGCCTGCCGAGGGCAGCGTGCTGCCAGACACCTATGCCTTCACCACCGGCGAGAGCCGTGCAGCCGTGGTTGCGCGGATGCAGGCGGCGATGACCAAGACCTTCGACGCGCTCTGGGCCAAGCGGAGCCCGCGCACCGCGGCAAAGGACCGCAACGAGGCGATCACGCTGGCGTCGATCGTCGAAAAGGAAACCGGGGTTGCGGCGGAGCGCCGCACGGTCGCCGGCGTCTATACCAATCGCCTCGCCATCGGGATGCGGCTGCAGGCCGATCCGACGATCATCTATCCGATCACCAAGGGCAAGCCGCTCGGTCGCCGCATCCTGCGCTCCGAAATCCAGGCGGTGAACGGTTATAATACCTACGCCATGGCCGGGCTTCCCAAGGGGCCGATCGCCAATCCCGGCAAGGCGTCGATCGCCGCAGTGCTTGACCCCGAGCCCAATGAGTATCTCTATTTCGTTGCGAAGGGCGACGGTGGCCACGTCTTTGCGCGCACCCTGTCCGAGCATAATGCCAATGTGCAGAAATGGTATGAACTGCGCCGCGACAGGGGGGAGATGTAG
- a CDS encoding DUF7146 domain-containing protein: MHQHRSSQFQGLQLENRARKIVEQLGGAWSRSRGMCCCPAHDDRTPSLSITLGKRAILVHCFAGCANEAVIEAMAGLGIRIADLFDGTSDPIVTEPRQEVANRNALRLWREASTIIGSPAEKYLVSRGITIVSPELRFHPRMPLGPKGAVRFLPAMVAAVRNDAGILALHRSFLDLDKTSLASFDQPRRALGSPGSGAVRFAYPDGGRLGLAEGNETALSAMQMFKVPCWATLGNERFGLATIPESVHQLYLFVDNDAGGHLAEERAREAYACEGRLIVTRRPELTGDDWNDVLMRSVRATV; encoded by the coding sequence ATGCACCAACACCGATCATCCCAATTCCAAGGTCTGCAACTGGAAAACCGCGCGCGCAAGATAGTCGAGCAGCTGGGCGGTGCTTGGTCGCGTTCGCGCGGAATGTGCTGCTGCCCGGCCCACGACGATCGCACTCCTTCGCTAAGCATCACACTCGGAAAGCGTGCAATCCTCGTTCATTGCTTTGCCGGCTGTGCGAACGAGGCGGTGATAGAAGCCATGGCCGGGCTCGGAATACGAATTGCGGACCTTTTCGATGGCACGAGTGATCCGATCGTGACCGAACCGCGCCAGGAAGTCGCCAATCGCAATGCGCTGAGGCTCTGGCGTGAGGCGTCGACCATCATTGGCAGCCCCGCCGAGAAGTACCTCGTGTCCAGAGGCATCACGATTGTTTCGCCGGAGCTGCGTTTCCACCCACGTATGCCGCTGGGGCCAAAGGGTGCTGTCCGGTTTCTACCCGCGATGGTGGCGGCCGTGCGCAATGATGCCGGAATTCTGGCGCTGCACCGCTCCTTCCTTGACCTCGACAAAACCAGCTTAGCTTCTTTCGATCAGCCCAGGCGCGCGTTAGGCAGTCCCGGTTCTGGCGCGGTGCGTTTCGCGTACCCGGATGGGGGACGCCTTGGCCTCGCAGAAGGAAACGAAACGGCCCTCTCAGCGATGCAAATGTTCAAGGTTCCCTGCTGGGCGACGCTAGGAAACGAACGCTTCGGCTTGGCCACAATCCCGGAATCGGTGCACCAGCTGTATCTCTTTGTCGACAATGATGCGGGCGGGCACCTTGCTGAAGAGCGTGCGCGAGAGGCCTACGCTTGCGAAGGGCGGCTGATTGTCACCAGGCGTCCGGAGCTAACCGGCGACGACTGGAATGATGTGCTCATGCGCTCAGTCCGAGCTACGGTCTGA
- a CDS encoding strawberry notch family protein: MSHANTAFAFSDPAEPQVLAAARALAARLAADQAISRLTVNATMADHFGGSDAEGRWSVRDAHAALELAQVLFLAQATEFSSAMSSSFADEAFTRLEGLVPTQSNRSDEQIEWQQFATPPRLAWMAAKACAISVNELVLEPSAGTGMLGIWAAKAAARLALNEISPLRRECLGAVFPEATVTGFDAELIDELLTPDVGPSVVLMNPPYSHGIERGHDSRTGDRHLRSAWKRLLPGGRLVAVMPEWFELPKFLAGIAGPVSLRLNATIERGFVKQGTSISTRLVVLDKAEDGTSPIIAQPANFAELHLLIDMLPDRVSLPAEPSIGIKPALPLRLVANRTKPVPHKVHPTVAAPSILPLDFAPLEAPAPIESQVGHYLPYRPSRISIADAVPHPTPLVESVAMGSITAPVPEVVPQLPSNLIAGGVLSAAQAETLIYAASAHARDLPGRFEPDDKGCALKASAEGHAYRMGYFLGDGTGAGKGRQVASVILDRWVRGERRHIWISKNEALLEDARRDWSALGGLPIDVQPLGQWKLGVPIRMREGILFVTYPTLRSGRSDATRLDQILEWAGEDFDGLIVFDEAHAMANAAGGEGSRGKVKGSEQGIAGVRIQNLLPRARVLYASATGASDVNNLAYATRLGLWGPETAFANREAFVADIRDGGIAAMELVARDLKSLGLYAARALSFAGVEYEILEHCLTPDQVADYDAYADAWAIIHANLREALEATRIVDTDSGETLNSGAKSAALSVFEGTKQRFFAQLLLSMKLPSLLPAIDTALADGNAVVVQLVSTAEAMLNRRLADLSDADREALEIDLSPREYVIDYLTKSFPVRLMSVFTDENGNARSEPMSDENGAPVLCRSALAARDRMIEQLCALPPIATALDAIIERFGVDQVAEVTGRTRRLIVGRDGRQVLQSRSPRANVAETRDFMDGTKRILVFSDAGGTGRSYHADLAAKNQMRRVHFLLEPGWRADAAIQGLGRTNRTNQASAPLFRPVTTDVRGERRFISTIARRLDSLGALTRGQRQTGGQNLFDPADNLESTYAKEALHRWFGLLFAGKLEAVTLSRFEELSGLRVEGPDGGMVDDLPTIQRWLNRILALPIALQNGIFDEFLGLVEARIDAARQAGTLDIGVETIAVEHYEVLTDTLLRTDALSGATTHLLELEIARALKPLRLKRLEDLYGFSGTRQQLLRNTRSGRIGLLVPARSLLTDEGMRVARFELVRPLKHGHITADQLAESNWETVDPTEFRRLWQAEVDDAASNHKRERLHLATGLLLPVWDKLPSDYVRVSRISARDGRSLLGREVPLHCVPELCQALGLEDEHAFSAEQIVDAVLGTGRAMQIKSREALTLKRSLVNGAQRLELAGWSASRLDWYKAHGCFTEIIRYQTRLFVPTTNAVPVLARLAGQI, from the coding sequence ATGTCACACGCAAATACCGCTTTCGCATTCTCCGATCCCGCCGAGCCGCAAGTGCTGGCAGCGGCGAGGGCGCTGGCCGCGCGGCTCGCTGCAGATCAAGCAATTTCGCGGCTCACTGTGAATGCAACAATGGCCGATCACTTCGGCGGTAGCGACGCCGAAGGACGCTGGTCCGTACGCGATGCCCATGCTGCACTTGAATTGGCGCAGGTGTTGTTCCTGGCGCAGGCAACTGAATTCTCATCTGCGATGTCATCCAGCTTTGCCGATGAGGCTTTTACACGCCTTGAAGGTCTGGTCCCGACCCAGTCCAACCGGAGTGACGAGCAGATCGAGTGGCAACAATTCGCAACGCCGCCCCGTCTGGCCTGGATGGCTGCAAAAGCATGCGCCATTTCTGTCAATGAACTGGTTCTCGAGCCGTCGGCCGGGACCGGGATGCTGGGCATATGGGCGGCAAAGGCAGCTGCGCGTCTCGCTCTTAACGAGATATCGCCGCTGCGCCGCGAATGTCTGGGCGCTGTGTTTCCGGAAGCGACAGTCACCGGATTTGACGCGGAACTGATCGACGAACTTCTCACGCCCGACGTGGGTCCGAGCGTGGTGCTGATGAACCCGCCCTATTCACACGGTATCGAGAGGGGCCACGATAGCCGCACTGGCGACCGGCACTTGCGTTCTGCCTGGAAGCGCCTTCTGCCCGGTGGCCGCCTGGTCGCAGTGATGCCAGAATGGTTCGAGCTTCCGAAGTTCCTTGCCGGGATCGCTGGTCCTGTCTCGTTGCGCCTCAACGCGACGATCGAGCGCGGTTTCGTCAAGCAGGGCACATCAATCTCAACCCGGCTCGTGGTTCTCGACAAGGCTGAGGATGGTACCAGCCCGATCATCGCCCAGCCGGCAAACTTTGCCGAGCTTCATCTGCTGATCGATATGCTCCCTGACCGGGTAAGCCTGCCCGCCGAGCCCAGCATCGGCATCAAGCCAGCATTGCCGCTTCGGCTGGTCGCGAACAGGACGAAACCAGTTCCACATAAGGTCCATCCAACCGTTGCGGCGCCGTCGATCCTGCCGCTTGATTTTGCTCCGCTCGAAGCACCTGCTCCGATCGAAAGCCAGGTTGGGCATTATTTGCCCTACCGGCCGAGCCGGATCTCAATTGCAGATGCTGTCCCGCATCCGACCCCCCTGGTCGAATCCGTTGCGATGGGTTCGATAACCGCACCCGTGCCCGAAGTGGTGCCTCAGCTTCCGTCGAACCTCATTGCTGGAGGCGTCCTATCCGCTGCGCAGGCCGAGACCCTGATCTATGCCGCAAGCGCGCATGCCCGCGATCTGCCGGGACGGTTTGAGCCCGACGACAAGGGCTGCGCCTTGAAGGCGAGCGCCGAGGGGCACGCCTACCGCATGGGCTACTTTCTTGGTGACGGAACTGGTGCAGGGAAAGGACGGCAGGTCGCTTCCGTCATCCTCGACCGGTGGGTGAGGGGCGAACGGCGCCACATCTGGATTTCCAAGAACGAAGCTTTGCTCGAAGATGCCCGCCGCGACTGGAGCGCGCTCGGCGGCCTTCCCATCGACGTCCAGCCCCTTGGCCAATGGAAGCTCGGTGTCCCGATCAGGATGCGCGAGGGCATACTCTTCGTGACTTATCCGACACTGCGTTCGGGTCGAAGCGACGCGACCCGGCTCGATCAGATTCTCGAATGGGCAGGGGAGGATTTCGACGGGCTCATCGTCTTCGACGAAGCCCATGCGATGGCCAACGCCGCAGGCGGGGAGGGCTCACGTGGTAAGGTCAAGGGATCGGAGCAGGGCATTGCCGGTGTTCGCATCCAGAATCTGCTGCCGCGCGCCCGCGTGCTCTACGCTTCGGCGACCGGGGCATCCGACGTCAATAATCTCGCCTATGCCACCCGTCTTGGCCTTTGGGGTCCCGAGACGGCTTTTGCCAATCGCGAAGCCTTCGTCGCAGATATCCGCGATGGCGGTATCGCTGCAATGGAACTGGTCGCGCGCGATCTGAAGTCACTGGGGCTGTATGCCGCGAGGGCCCTTTCATTCGCCGGAGTTGAGTACGAGATTCTGGAGCATTGCCTGACCCCCGACCAGGTAGCGGATTATGACGCCTATGCAGACGCGTGGGCAATCATTCATGCCAACCTGCGCGAAGCTCTCGAGGCAACCCGGATCGTCGACACCGACAGTGGCGAGACCCTCAATTCAGGTGCCAAATCTGCTGCGCTTTCGGTGTTTGAAGGCACCAAACAGCGCTTCTTCGCGCAGCTCCTTCTATCCATGAAGCTGCCGAGCCTGCTCCCTGCGATTGATACGGCACTTGCCGACGGCAACGCTGTTGTAGTGCAACTCGTCTCGACCGCCGAAGCCATGCTTAACCGCCGCCTCGCCGATCTCTCCGATGCAGATCGCGAAGCACTCGAAATCGATCTCTCCCCCCGCGAATACGTGATCGATTACCTCACCAAAAGCTTTCCGGTGCGGTTGATGTCCGTGTTTACGGACGAGAACGGCAATGCCCGGTCCGAACCGATGAGTGATGAGAACGGTGCCCCTGTTCTGTGTCGTTCGGCGCTTGCCGCGCGCGATCGCATGATCGAGCAGCTCTGTGCCTTGCCGCCGATCGCGACGGCGCTCGATGCGATCATCGAACGGTTTGGTGTCGATCAGGTCGCCGAAGTCACCGGCCGTACCCGCCGCCTGATCGTCGGGCGCGATGGACGTCAGGTGCTCCAGTCGCGCTCTCCGCGCGCCAATGTCGCCGAAACGCGAGATTTTATGGACGGGACAAAGCGGATTCTGGTTTTCTCCGATGCCGGTGGCACCGGCCGCAGTTATCATGCCGACCTTGCGGCAAAGAACCAGATGCGCCGGGTCCACTTTCTGCTTGAGCCGGGCTGGCGGGCCGATGCCGCAATTCAGGGCCTTGGCCGTACCAACCGCACCAATCAGGCGTCGGCCCCGCTGTTCCGCCCGGTGACCACCGACGTGCGTGGCGAACGTCGGTTTATATCGACCATTGCACGTCGGCTCGACAGTCTCGGGGCACTGACCCGAGGGCAGCGCCAGACAGGTGGGCAGAACCTCTTCGATCCTGCCGACAATCTCGAGAGCACCTACGCCAAGGAGGCGCTTCATCGCTGGTTCGGCCTGTTGTTCGCAGGCAAGCTGGAAGCCGTTACGCTTTCTCGGTTTGAGGAATTGAGCGGGCTCAGGGTCGAAGGGCCCGACGGCGGGATGGTCGATGACCTGCCAACAATCCAGCGCTGGCTTAATCGCATCCTCGCGTTGCCGATTGCTTTGCAAAACGGCATATTTGACGAGTTTCTCGGCCTCGTCGAAGCGCGGATCGATGCAGCACGCCAGGCCGGCACGCTCGACATTGGGGTCGAGACCATTGCGGTGGAGCATTACGAGGTGCTGACCGACACGCTACTGCGCACCGATGCGCTGTCGGGCGCGACTACGCATCTCCTGGAACTCGAGATCGCCCGCGCGCTCAAGCCTTTGCGTCTCAAACGCCTCGAGGATCTCTACGGCTTTTCAGGTACGCGTCAGCAGCTTCTCCGTAATACGCGCTCAGGCCGGATCGGGCTGCTTGTCCCAGCGCGCAGCCTGCTCACAGACGAAGGTATGCGGGTGGCCCGCTTCGAGCTTGTCCGTCCCTTGAAGCATGGGCACATCACCGCCGATCAACTCGCGGAGAGCAACTGGGAAACGGTGGATCCAACCGAATTTCGCCGCCTGTGGCAGGCTGAGGTCGATGACGCCGCCTCAAATCACAAGCGCGAGCGCCTGCATCTTGCAACCGGCCTGCTGCTTCCGGTGTGGGACAAACTCCCTTCCGACTATGTTCGGGTCAGCCGGATCTCGGCGCGAGACGGACGCTCGCTATTAGGTCGGGAGGTTCCGCTCCATTGCGTGCCTGAACTATGTCAGGCGCTTGGGCTCGAAGACGAACATGCCTTTTCGGCAGAGCAAATCGTCGATGCGGTGCTCGGGACAGGGCGAGCGATGCAAATCAAAAGCCGCGAAGCGCTTACGCTCAAGCGCAGCCTCGTGAATGGCGCGCAGCGGCTCGAACTGGCTGGTTGGTCCGCGTCGCGCCTCGACTGGTACAAGGCACATGGGTGCTTCACCGAGATCATTCGCTATCAGACGCGACTTTTCGTCCCGACGACGAACGCTGTGCCGGTCTTGGCGCGGCTTGCAGGCCAAATTTGA
- a CDS encoding MbcA/ParS/Xre antitoxin family protein produces MLALQPIDTVPHAFRPDPVTQEEAAAMFRAVLNLFGKWELTDEQAATLLDMPVRSYRRWKAEGAGRVSRDGAARLSNLMGIHKALRIIFSEAQRGYAWIKAGNAAFAGASALDVMFGGELTDIMRVRRYLDAERGAW; encoded by the coding sequence ATGTTGGCTTTGCAACCCATTGATACCGTCCCCCACGCCTTCCGGCCCGATCCTGTAACCCAAGAGGAAGCAGCGGCGATGTTCCGCGCCGTGCTGAACCTGTTTGGGAAATGGGAACTAACCGACGAACAAGCCGCGACTTTGCTCGACATGCCGGTTCGCTCCTATCGGCGGTGGAAGGCTGAGGGTGCAGGCCGTGTCTCGCGCGATGGCGCGGCGCGGCTCTCCAACCTGATGGGTATCCACAAGGCGCTGAGGATCATCTTTTCCGAAGCCCAGCGTGGCTACGCCTGGATCAAGGCAGGTAACGCCGCCTTTGCCGGAGCAAGTGCGCTCGATGTCATGTTTGGCGGCGAACTGACTGATATCATGCGGGTGCGTCGCTATCTTGATGCCGAACGTGGTGCCTGGTGA
- a CDS encoding tyrosine-type recombinase/integrase has protein sequence MPLTEIQARNSKPRERAYKLADGEGLFLFVQPNGSKLWRMKYRFAGKEKLLSFGAYPELGIAAARDKRTAAKALLAEGKDPMRSKGEVILQEGATFFEVAKRWHENRRSALNAAHADRVWSRMERDVFPVIGEKLVHEITAPDVLAMIRKIEARGALDISRRAKQGVGQVFQFAIACGLATNDPTTHLRGALKPRPRVKHMSRLPLSELPAFIEKLHAYQEEGERRSSITRDAVLFALLTWVRTKELRFAAKSEFEDLGGKSPVWRIPAERMKMGREHLVPLSQQATHIAKSMIAAAPGEFLFPGNGPNKPLSENTMIYALYRLGYHSRQTVHGFRGLASTWANEQLVEFGKPAMWIRKYHEDWVELQLAHSEKNDVRGAYNAAEYLAPRRRMMQDWADYLSGGKVIDIKKAGKRAA, from the coding sequence ATGCCTCTCACGGAGATTCAGGCCCGAAATTCCAAGCCACGCGAGCGCGCCTACAAGCTGGCCGACGGGGAGGGCTTGTTCCTGTTCGTCCAGCCGAACGGGTCAAAGTTGTGGCGGATGAAGTACCGCTTTGCGGGCAAGGAGAAGTTGCTCTCGTTCGGCGCTTACCCAGAGCTCGGGATAGCTGCCGCGCGCGACAAGCGCACAGCCGCAAAGGCGTTGCTAGCAGAGGGCAAGGATCCAATGAGATCCAAGGGCGAAGTGATTTTGCAGGAGGGAGCGACCTTCTTCGAGGTCGCAAAGCGTTGGCATGAAAATCGAAGGAGCGCGTTGAATGCCGCGCATGCCGACCGCGTCTGGTCGCGCATGGAAAGGGACGTCTTTCCAGTCATCGGCGAGAAACTCGTCCATGAGATTACGGCGCCCGATGTCCTGGCGATGATCCGCAAGATCGAAGCAAGAGGCGCGCTCGATATCAGCCGCCGTGCAAAGCAAGGGGTGGGGCAAGTCTTCCAGTTTGCGATCGCGTGTGGCTTGGCAACGAACGATCCGACGACACATTTGCGCGGGGCGCTAAAGCCGCGACCAAGAGTGAAACATATGAGCCGGCTGCCGCTCAGCGAATTGCCCGCATTCATCGAGAAGCTGCATGCCTACCAGGAAGAGGGCGAACGGCGGTCCTCGATCACCCGTGATGCAGTTCTCTTTGCGCTCCTGACTTGGGTTCGAACGAAGGAGCTCCGCTTCGCCGCCAAATCCGAGTTCGAAGACCTCGGCGGCAAATCACCTGTCTGGCGCATACCGGCCGAGCGAATGAAGATGGGACGAGAGCATCTGGTGCCCCTCTCGCAGCAGGCAACGCACATCGCGAAATCTATGATAGCAGCAGCGCCTGGCGAGTTTCTCTTCCCGGGTAATGGCCCGAACAAGCCGCTTTCAGAGAACACAATGATCTACGCGCTCTATCGCCTCGGATACCACAGTCGCCAAACCGTACACGGCTTCCGGGGCTTGGCGAGCACCTGGGCCAATGAGCAGTTGGTCGAGTTCGGCAAGCCGGCCATGTGGATCAGGAAATACCATGAGGATTGGGTCGAACTACAGCTCGCGCATTCGGAGAAAAACGACGTGCGTGGAGCTTACAATGCCGCTGAATACCTGGCTCCCCGGCGCCGGATGATGCAGGACTGGGCTGACTATCTGAGCGGCGGGAAGGTGATCGACATCAAGAAGGCAGGGAAGCGCGCAGCCTGA
- a CDS encoding alpha/beta fold hydrolase, translated as MTGGMTAKLFLHGVPDSPAIWSPLLDALALGDTPVAVPALPGFTGPLPAGFAATKEAYADWATGEAAALAAQHGPIDIVGHDWGALIAQRVAMLRPDLIRSWAVSNAVIDPDYRGHRVARIWNTPLLGEAFMAISRPGALARGLIDQGVPADIAQEEAAQWALKDKRRAILKLYRSAHGLSFAHDWALDLDRLPRAGMLVWGAGDPYVELSVAQRFAANRAMPLTIVGDAGHWAIAQRPHAVAAALHAFWNSL; from the coding sequence ATGACCGGGGGAATGACTGCAAAGCTTTTCCTGCACGGCGTTCCCGACAGTCCGGCAATCTGGAGTCCGCTGCTGGATGCTCTGGCGCTGGGTGATACACCGGTTGCCGTTCCTGCGCTTCCCGGCTTCACCGGGCCGCTTCCCGCCGGTTTCGCTGCGACGAAGGAGGCCTATGCCGATTGGGCGACCGGCGAGGCCGCGGCGCTGGCGGCCCAGCATGGTCCCATCGATATCGTCGGTCACGACTGGGGGGCGCTGATTGCGCAGCGCGTCGCGATGCTGCGCCCCGACCTGATCCGGAGCTGGGCGGTTTCCAATGCGGTGATCGATCCCGACTATCGCGGTCACCGGGTCGCGCGCATCTGGAACACGCCGCTGCTGGGCGAAGCTTTCATGGCGATCAGTCGTCCCGGTGCGCTTGCCCGCGGACTGATCGATCAGGGCGTTCCAGCCGACATCGCGCAGGAAGAAGCGGCGCAGTGGGCGCTCAAGGACAAAAGGCGCGCGATACTGAAACTCTATCGGTCGGCGCATGGGCTCAGCTTCGCGCATGACTGGGCGCTCGACCTCGACCGCCTGCCGCGCGCGGGGATGCTCGTCTGGGGGGCGGGCGACCCCTATGTCGAGCTTTCGGTGGCACAGCGGTTCGCGGCGAATCGGGCGATGCCGCTGACGATCGTCGGGGATGCGGGACATTGGGCGATCGCCCAGCGGCCGCACGCGGTTGCGGCGGCGCTTCACGCTTTCTGGAACAGCCTATAA
- a CDS encoding 2'-5' RNA ligase family protein, translating into MGAADQRYFDALRRAHFPPERNYLSAHITLFHHLPPSLLEELAALFRAIAADTPPPRAVVSAVYSLGRGVAFRIDSPDLIAIRARIADRFAALLTPQDQATPRLHVTVQNKVSPAEARALLADLARNFRPRPVEITGIAAHHYRGGPWEAAFARNFRGPRA; encoded by the coding sequence ATGGGCGCGGCCGATCAGCGCTACTTCGATGCGCTGCGCCGCGCGCATTTCCCGCCCGAACGCAATTACCTCTCGGCGCATATCACGCTTTTCCATCATCTGCCGCCGTCGCTGCTCGAGGAACTTGCGGCTCTGTTCCGCGCCATCGCCGCTGATACGCCGCCGCCGCGCGCCGTCGTGTCGGCCGTCTATTCTCTCGGGCGCGGGGTTGCGTTTCGGATCGACAGCCCGGACCTGATCGCGATCCGGGCGCGCATTGCCGATCGCTTTGCGGCACTGTTGACGCCGCAGGATCAGGCGACGCCGCGTCTGCATGTCACGGTGCAGAACAAGGTTTCTCCGGCCGAGGCGCGCGCCTTGCTTGCCGACCTCGCGCGCAACTTTCGTCCGCGGCCGGTCGAAATCACCGGAATCGCGGCCCATCACTACCGCGGAGGCCCGTGGGAGGCGGCATTCGCAAGGAATTTTCGCGGGCCGCGCGCATGA
- a CDS encoding lytic transglycosylase domain-containing protein: MTVASELTTDGFRVAEGTDGFLLVEHGIWRKPPTASSEPPATDAGRTYLPYRYPKPQGSAPSGFRRASYLPHVYAAEAQYSLPSGLLDALVWTESRYNPMAISKAGAAGLGQLMPGTARDLGVSNRFDPKANILGAARYLRQMLDKFGVVHLALAAYNAGPGAVERAGGIPRNGETPAYVREVLRHWRF, encoded by the coding sequence ATGACCGTTGCCTCGGAGTTGACGACTGATGGCTTCCGCGTTGCAGAAGGGACTGATGGCTTCCTTCTCGTCGAACATGGCATTTGGAGAAAGCCTCCAACGGCCTCGTCCGAGCCGCCGGCTACCGATGCGGGTCGAACCTATCTGCCCTATCGCTATCCAAAGCCCCAAGGCAGCGCGCCATCGGGCTTCCGTCGGGCAAGCTACCTTCCTCATGTTTACGCTGCTGAGGCTCAATACTCGCTACCAAGCGGCCTTCTCGACGCTCTTGTATGGACGGAATCACGATATAATCCGATGGCCATCAGCAAGGCCGGGGCCGCAGGCTTGGGGCAATTGATGCCAGGGACAGCGCGGGACCTTGGCGTTTCAAATCGCTTCGATCCCAAGGCGAACATCTTGGGTGCGGCCCGATACCTACGCCAGATGCTGGACAAGTTCGGGGTGGTTCATCTGGCCCTCGCTGCCTACAACGCAGGTCCAGGTGCCGTCGAGCGCGCAGGCGGTATTCCTCGCAATGGCGAGACACCGGCCTATGTGCGTGAAGTGCTGCGCCATTGGCGTTTTTGA
- a CDS encoding RES family NAD+ phosphorylase, which translates to MIDPNAIPIAQVEWEDAVRIIRSAFPPIDLFEDIADPADWPLLISAEQKTNPRIMATIGNLDLVPADRRVGGNGASYLMAPFTHVSTDRPSRFTDGTYGVLYAGNAFETALFETIDHHARFMARTVEAPGWTSQFREIILSVSADLHDLRSLAAGDPALDPGNYAASQALAVALKGDGAEGVVYPSIRHSGGECVGLFYPDCASDPTQGRHLDYHWDGTGVDLVRDAGTGAVFRVVDTD; encoded by the coding sequence GTGATTGATCCCAATGCAATTCCGATTGCCCAGGTCGAGTGGGAAGACGCTGTGCGGATTATCCGCAGTGCCTTTCCGCCGATCGACCTGTTCGAAGATATCGCAGACCCCGCAGATTGGCCGCTGCTGATCTCCGCCGAGCAAAAAACCAATCCTCGCATCATGGCGACGATCGGCAATCTCGATCTGGTACCTGCAGACCGTCGGGTAGGGGGCAACGGCGCATCCTATCTGATGGCCCCGTTCACGCATGTCAGCACTGACCGACCAAGTCGCTTCACCGATGGGACCTACGGCGTCCTATACGCGGGCAATGCATTTGAAACTGCGCTGTTCGAGACAATCGATCATCATGCCCGCTTCATGGCTCGCACTGTAGAAGCGCCAGGCTGGACCTCACAGTTCCGTGAGATCATCCTTTCGGTAAGCGCCGATCTTCACGATCTCAGGAGCCTTGCCGCAGGCGATCCTGCGCTTGATCCCGGCAACTATGCTGCATCGCAAGCCCTGGCTGTTGCGCTCAAAGGGGACGGGGCCGAAGGTGTTGTCTATCCGAGCATCCGGCATTCGGGTGGTGAGTGTGTCGGCTTGTTCTACCCGGATTGTGCATCCGACCCCACTCAGGGACGTCACCTCGACTACCACTGGGATGGAACGGGTGTCGATCTGGTTCGAGACGCGGGAACAGGTGCCGTGTTTCGAGTGGTGGACACTGACTGA
- a CDS encoding DUF5818 domain-containing protein gives MGRIRVSGILSRGRRGLFLTTTDEVVWIIESDEPECEFVGSAVIVEGVVAGRDRLRADWIGPV, from the coding sequence GTGGGTCGAATACGCGTCTCGGGAATTTTGAGCCGTGGTAGACGCGGGTTGTTTCTGACGACGACAGACGAAGTCGTCTGGATCATCGAGAGCGACGAACCCGAATGCGAATTCGTCGGATCAGCGGTGATTGTCGAGGGGGTTGTCGCAGGTCGAGATCGTTTGCGCGCAGACTGGATTGGACCGGTCTGA